Proteins from a genomic interval of Paenibacillus sp. FSL H8-0048:
- a CDS encoding 5'-3' exonuclease, whose amino-acid sequence MSTATEIKGRVMIVDGMALLFRAFYATSYGGYIRKTRAGLPTNAVYGFLQYFFDAVSTFEPSHVVCCWDMGKGTFRSEKYEGYKSNRIDAPLELIPQFDLVKEVVAELGVPNIGLAGYEADDCIGTLASCYSGESEVYILTGDHDMLQLVNDSVKVVIMKKGRSNYKVYDPAELLAERGLTPAQVIDLKGFMGDTSDNYPGVKGIGEKTATKLLTEYGTVEGVIENLHLLPKGVRAKIEADLDMLHLSRELAEIRCDVPVVCELAECLWELQRDNAARKFNELEFGSLMHLIGGIAEERDDRGIVQIELGDLG is encoded by the coding sequence ATGAGCACAGCAACAGAAATCAAGGGCCGGGTCATGATTGTCGATGGAATGGCTCTGCTGTTCCGCGCTTTTTATGCTACCTCTTATGGTGGATATATCCGCAAGACCCGCGCCGGGCTGCCGACGAATGCGGTGTATGGATTTTTGCAGTATTTTTTCGACGCGGTGAGTACGTTTGAGCCTTCGCATGTGGTCTGCTGCTGGGATATGGGCAAGGGCACGTTCCGCTCGGAGAAGTACGAAGGCTACAAATCGAACCGGATTGACGCTCCGCTGGAGCTGATCCCGCAGTTCGACCTCGTGAAGGAGGTTGTGGCGGAGCTGGGCGTGCCAAATATCGGGCTGGCCGGGTATGAGGCAGATGACTGCATCGGTACACTGGCTTCGTGCTACAGCGGGGAGTCGGAGGTCTATATTCTGACCGGGGATCATGACATGCTCCAACTGGTGAATGACAGCGTCAAGGTCGTGATTATGAAAAAAGGCCGTTCCAACTATAAAGTGTATGATCCGGCTGAGCTTTTGGCAGAACGTGGCCTCACTCCTGCGCAGGTGATTGACCTGAAGGGCTTCATGGGCGACACCAGCGATAATTATCCCGGGGTGAAGGGCATAGGCGAGAAGACGGCCACCAAGCTGCTGACGGAATACGGCACGGTGGAAGGGGTCATCGAGAACCTGCATCTGCTGCCCAAGGGCGTACGCGCCAAGATTGAAGCGGATCTCGACATGCTGCATCTCTCACGGGAACTGGCAGAGATCCGCTGTGATGTGCCGGTGGTATGCGAGCTGGCCGAATGTCTCTGGGAGCTGCAGCGGGATAACGCCGCACGCAAGTTCAATGAGCTGGAGTTCGGCAGCCTGATGCATCTGATCGGCGGAATCGCCGAGGAGCGGGATGACCGGGGAATCGTGCAGATTGAGCTGGGGGATCTGGGCTGA
- a CDS encoding arsenate reductase family protein codes for MSNLKVYQYPKCSTCRSAVKWLKEAGHELELQHIAEQPPTVEELRVLVKHSGLPLKKFFNTSGEVYRELGLKDTLADLSEDEQLALLSAHGMLIKRPVVTDGKKVTVGYKEDQYAEAWSNA; via the coding sequence ATGAGTAACTTGAAGGTGTATCAATATCCGAAATGCAGCACCTGCCGCAGCGCAGTGAAATGGCTGAAGGAAGCGGGGCACGAGCTGGAGCTGCAGCATATCGCAGAGCAGCCGCCAACCGTGGAGGAGCTGCGTGTGCTGGTGAAGCACAGCGGCCTGCCGCTGAAGAAGTTTTTTAATACGAGTGGTGAGGTCTACCGGGAGCTTGGCCTGAAGGATACCCTTGCAGATTTAAGCGAAGACGAGCAGCTTGCGCTGCTGTCCGCACATGGGATGCTGATTAAGCGTCCGGTAGTCACTGACGGCAAGAAGGTTACCGTAGGCTACAAGGAAGACCAGTACGCCGAAGCTTGGAGCAACGCCTAA